In Alteromonas sp. V450, the following proteins share a genomic window:
- the cobO gene encoding cob(I)yrinic acid a,c-diamide adenosyltransferase: protein MSDDNNNEQSLSNADKKHKARMKEYKAKVDERVAQAQQEKGILIVITGNGKGKSTSGFGTVARAVGHGKKAAVVQYVKGTWPCGERELLQAHGVPFHVMGTGFTWETQDKATDIAAAKSAWEQTKLWLQDASIDLLLLDEITYMLSFKYLDVNEVVAAIKGRPAMQNVVVTGRACHRSLMDIADTISEVKPIKHAFDSGIKAQEGIDW from the coding sequence ATGAGTGACGACAATAACAATGAACAATCGCTTTCCAACGCCGACAAAAAGCACAAGGCCAGAATGAAAGAATACAAGGCCAAAGTTGACGAACGTGTAGCACAAGCGCAGCAAGAGAAAGGTATCCTCATTGTGATCACCGGCAATGGAAAAGGGAAATCTACATCGGGTTTTGGCACCGTAGCACGCGCGGTAGGTCATGGTAAAAAAGCCGCTGTTGTGCAATATGTGAAGGGAACTTGGCCATGTGGAGAGCGCGAATTATTACAAGCACATGGTGTCCCTTTTCACGTTATGGGCACGGGCTTTACTTGGGAAACTCAAGATAAGGCCACTGATATTGCTGCGGCAAAAAGTGCTTGGGAGCAAACTAAGCTCTGGCTCCAAGATGCTAGTATCGATTTGCTGTTGCTCGATGAAATAACGTACATGCTGAGTTTTAAATACTTGGACGTAAATGAGGTGGTTGCCGCCATTAAAGGGCGACCGGCGATGCAAAACGTAGTGGTAACAGGTAGAGCTTGTCATCGTTCACTTATGGATATTGCTGATACCATTAGTGAGGTGAAACCCATAAAACACGCATTCGATAGCGGAATAAAGGCCCAAGAGGGAATTGATTGGTGA
- a CDS encoding iron ABC transporter permease, which produces MALKWAALVASALLACVLSLFYGAADLSIAQVGQCVFQGCKNTTDELIFWEIRFPRVAIGFLVGVGLSVAGATLQNVTRNSLTDPYLFGVVAGAGLGASVATLLFSNSVAAELGISSLTNGMSFSIALPAAAFLGALFAVSLVQVLVASALGRRTEHLLLAGVAVSFMLGAFSHFLLFIAEPFAANKVVFWLMGSLARAEVWYAWVMLPVVVSSVAVLLLFGRHLDAMLLGDDTAKTLGVNTRFMRMLSLGICAALTACIVSYCGGIGFVGLMIPHIVRHWVGVTTRTLLLGCVLLGGTFMVLVDIVARTALVGQEIPIGIITSAIGSIFFFIAIRQRS; this is translated from the coding sequence ATGGCGTTAAAGTGGGCGGCACTTGTGGCGAGTGCGCTGTTAGCGTGCGTACTGTCTTTGTTTTACGGTGCAGCAGATCTTTCGATTGCGCAGGTAGGACAATGTGTCTTTCAAGGCTGCAAAAATACAACAGATGAATTAATTTTTTGGGAAATTCGCTTTCCACGAGTAGCTATAGGCTTTTTGGTGGGCGTAGGCTTATCTGTGGCTGGCGCAACGTTGCAAAACGTTACACGCAATAGCCTGACAGATCCATATCTATTCGGTGTAGTGGCTGGCGCGGGATTGGGAGCAAGCGTAGCAACTTTGCTCTTCAGTAACAGCGTAGCTGCTGAGCTGGGCATTTCGTCGTTAACAAATGGCATGTCGTTTTCTATTGCACTTCCCGCCGCTGCGTTTTTAGGTGCGCTATTTGCTGTGAGCTTAGTACAAGTGCTAGTGGCAAGTGCCCTTGGCCGACGCACTGAACACCTTTTATTAGCGGGTGTAGCTGTATCTTTCATGCTTGGCGCGTTTTCACACTTTCTTTTGTTTATCGCTGAGCCCTTTGCGGCGAATAAAGTTGTATTTTGGTTAATGGGAAGTTTGGCCAGGGCGGAAGTCTGGTATGCATGGGTTATGTTGCCGGTTGTTGTATCAAGCGTAGCCGTATTGTTGCTATTCGGTCGCCACTTAGACGCTATGCTATTAGGAGATGACACGGCCAAAACATTGGGCGTGAATACGCGTTTTATGAGAATGCTTTCCCTTGGTATATGTGCAGCATTAACCGCTTGTATTGTTTCTTATTGCGGAGGCATAGGCTTTGTAGGTTTAATGATCCCGCATATTGTCAGACATTGGGTTGGAGTTACTACGCGAACTTTGTTGCTTGGCTGTGTACTCTTAGGGGGCACGTTTATGGTACTTGTTGATATCGTAGCGCGCACCGCGTTGGTTGGACAAGAAATACCTATTGGCATAATCACGTCGGCTATTGGAAGTATATTTTTCTTTATAGCCATCCGTCAGCGCAGCTAG
- a CDS encoding ABC transporter ATP-binding protein — MSCLDVQHLSLTLDNTLIIDDINFTVGKGEVIGLLGPNGAGKTSLLKMLAGQLLGDGRVLWGGKDIKDFSVQGLAQQIAVVSQINDIVFSLTVEHVVRMGLLPNKTLFSRQTESDTMLIANAIEAVGLTHKFRQVYSRLSGGEQQRALIARALVQQSSLLILDEPVNHLDVFYQHQILQLLHDMAKQLNLTIIMSLHDMNLAAQYCDKLALLNSGKLVAFGHATDVLQSHRLTQVFRIPCHVDTRDTRPNITFKPDREHVLDLRRWRK; from the coding sequence ATGTCATGCTTAGATGTGCAACATTTATCTCTAACGTTAGATAATACGCTTATTATCGACGACATTAACTTCACTGTCGGTAAAGGGGAAGTAATTGGGCTTCTTGGTCCAAACGGAGCGGGAAAAACAAGTTTGTTAAAGATGTTGGCGGGCCAACTGTTAGGAGATGGTCGCGTTCTGTGGGGCGGAAAAGACATTAAAGATTTTTCTGTACAGGGTTTGGCACAGCAAATTGCTGTAGTAAGTCAGATTAACGATATTGTATTTTCGCTTACGGTTGAGCACGTGGTTCGCATGGGATTACTGCCAAATAAAACGCTTTTTTCCCGCCAGACAGAAAGCGATACTATGCTCATTGCAAACGCCATTGAAGCTGTGGGGCTTACCCATAAATTTCGCCAAGTTTACAGCCGCCTATCAGGTGGTGAGCAACAGCGAGCCTTGATAGCGCGAGCGTTGGTGCAGCAGTCGTCGCTGTTGATATTAGACGAGCCGGTAAACCATCTGGACGTTTTTTACCAACATCAAATTTTACAGTTGCTTCACGATATGGCCAAGCAACTAAACTTGACCATTATTATGAGTTTGCACGACATGAACCTTGCTGCGCAATACTGCGATAAATTAGCATTGTTGAATTCAGGTAAATTAGTTGCCTTTGGTCACGCGACAGATGTATTGCAATCACATCGTCTGACACAAGTATTTCGCATTCCGTGCCATGTCGACACGCGAGATACACGGCCAAATATTACCTTTAAACCCGACCGTGAGCATGTGTTAGATTTGCGCCGGTGGCGAAAATGA
- a CDS encoding adenosylhomocysteinase, with protein sequence MYQNFQAELSWATLHMPRTRKALEALPDLGGVKLACNMHLDLKMAPLVEGLLERGCNIFLTTCNPTTVQNEVVDYLVSKGAEAHAWRDMSDEAWSDSFDKALAWEPTHLCEMGADLTTRLHQNLAQGVPVPDIVAGLEATGSGINRLNGMAPRYPIFNWDDLPVKEGLHNRHMVGLSAWQTFFQTTHLTLHEKVVVVIGYGLVGQGVAASAKAFGAQVQVAEVDPARALQAKYDGWPVVELAEAVKTADVVATATGAYGVIGVQHFDAMKDGTFILNVGHVAQEIDVPYLKQNAVESLPMPYVNAYQINGKTIFLLADGSMFNLTAGYGDSINAFDVTLAVMAAGVGHIVEHGSQSKSGLYLLPENAWKQAL encoded by the coding sequence ATGTATCAAAATTTCCAAGCCGAACTGTCATGGGCTACCCTTCATATGCCTCGTACCCGCAAAGCGCTAGAGGCGCTTCCCGACTTAGGCGGCGTTAAACTGGCGTGTAACATGCATCTTGACTTGAAAATGGCGCCACTTGTAGAGGGCTTATTAGAGCGAGGATGCAATATTTTTCTTACTACATGCAATCCAACTACCGTGCAAAACGAAGTGGTTGACTATTTAGTAAGTAAGGGGGCAGAAGCGCACGCGTGGAGAGATATGTCTGATGAAGCGTGGAGCGACTCATTCGATAAGGCTTTGGCGTGGGAGCCCACACACCTTTGTGAAATGGGCGCAGACCTCACCACGCGCTTACATCAAAATTTAGCGCAAGGTGTACCTGTTCCAGATATCGTAGCGGGTCTTGAGGCAACGGGCTCTGGTATTAATCGACTTAACGGTATGGCACCTCGCTATCCGATTTTTAATTGGGATGATTTGCCTGTCAAAGAAGGGCTTCACAATCGCCATATGGTGGGTTTAAGTGCATGGCAAACCTTTTTTCAAACTACCCATTTAACACTGCATGAAAAAGTGGTTGTGGTGATAGGTTATGGGTTAGTAGGGCAAGGAGTAGCAGCTTCAGCGAAAGCTTTTGGCGCACAGGTGCAAGTTGCAGAGGTAGATCCCGCGAGAGCGCTTCAAGCAAAGTATGACGGGTGGCCCGTAGTTGAATTAGCAGAAGCCGTAAAAACCGCCGATGTGGTGGCTACAGCAACCGGTGCCTACGGTGTGATTGGCGTTCAGCATTTTGATGCCATGAAAGATGGCACGTTCATTTTAAATGTGGGTCATGTTGCGCAAGAAATTGATGTACCCTATTTGAAGCAGAATGCGGTAGAAAGTTTGCCCATGCCCTATGTAAATGCCTATCAAATTAACGGTAAAACGATCTTTTTGTTAGCTGATGGCTCTATGTTCAATCTTACCGCTGGCTACGGCGACAGTATAAATGCCTTTGATGTAACGCTGGCAGTTATGGCCGCAGGCGTTGGACATATCGTCGAACACGGCTCACAAAGCAAAAGTGGGCTTTATCTTTTGCCTGAAAATGCTTGGAAGCAAGCGTTATAA
- a CDS encoding transcriptional regulator, translating to MDLEKHAMTPELPNEIQFNGWVLKPKSNYISFESNTVDLEPLLFDLLVYFALHQGEIITRQDLITYVWKQKFVDDNSINRAMSALRKVLKTSGDSAQAIKTHYKKGYSFTPDVIIVNAPQSDTPPTLEEKSTSPAYSEIKTADSVLKAMQEKTEKSDAQQHTQSFLTRTILTKKGAFTAFFSAILVVASLYVFNAQRNSLPSPFLEKASTTRNVEKTNAMASRTNLLNQRGLVFAPKVNRDKTLLAYSFMAEDKERLAINVKNLKSQRTYVIAEKDGDLFPITWFRNERLIYQLINVSQGELFCEVWSAQLADDLLVHSDEKLFDCDYQSTINGSLIEGGKTLVYTKYNYRGAPVSSALFARNLETNKEYQITSPHIAGHGDYYVTVSHDEKQIAYARSHRGGTSIMISDIDGSEQEQLIDVDYMVTSISWNAENNAISWFDPVRWELNTLNLHNNKQLSYALNFSYAINQWLGVEVIDKSRFIFANRTTDADIIAIDLVKTNGKEARLDVAVSGSFEQGFASTGEELNGYYLVYGENVSVWRYVDGIHVKVKDLSVQRPASLSVSPDKQRILVADSDSVMTYDLNFELISHLKLEKQVSHVQWLSNEELIAIYGEYRSSKPAIISLSTGKVNEVGDLLAINISRVDNNTIAVLDSTMNVSMIDVRSKNVLQKQFLESSTAEHFAADTTFIYFTKSVNEVYRRPWNGSGENDEFIISTSAANIRDLNISTEPEASTVFLTVAKMTPNTLYDVQLAQQ from the coding sequence ATGGACTTAGAAAAACACGCAATGACGCCAGAATTGCCAAATGAAATTCAATTTAACGGCTGGGTACTCAAACCGAAGTCGAACTATATTAGTTTTGAATCAAATACAGTCGACTTAGAACCGTTATTGTTTGATTTGTTGGTTTACTTCGCACTGCATCAGGGCGAGATCATCACTCGACAAGATTTGATAACCTATGTCTGGAAACAAAAGTTTGTTGACGATAACTCAATAAATCGCGCTATGTCTGCATTGCGCAAAGTGTTAAAAACAAGCGGTGACAGTGCGCAAGCAATCAAAACACACTACAAAAAAGGCTACAGCTTTACGCCAGACGTCATCATAGTAAACGCACCACAATCGGATACCCCCCCTACGTTAGAAGAAAAGTCTACATCGCCCGCGTATAGCGAGATAAAAACAGCAGACTCTGTGTTAAAAGCGATGCAGGAAAAGACAGAAAAATCTGATGCACAGCAACACACACAATCATTCTTAACGCGCACCATTTTAACGAAGAAAGGCGCATTCACTGCGTTTTTCAGCGCAATATTAGTCGTTGCTTCGCTGTATGTATTCAACGCTCAACGCAACAGCTTACCGTCGCCTTTCTTGGAAAAGGCGAGCACTACACGCAACGTTGAGAAGACCAACGCAATGGCCAGCAGAACGAACTTGTTAAATCAGCGAGGCTTGGTGTTTGCGCCGAAAGTGAACCGAGATAAAACACTGCTCGCCTATAGTTTTATGGCTGAAGACAAAGAAAGGCTAGCCATTAATGTCAAAAATTTAAAAAGCCAAAGAACTTATGTCATTGCCGAAAAAGACGGAGATCTCTTCCCGATCACCTGGTTTCGAAACGAGCGACTTATTTATCAACTTATCAACGTGTCGCAGGGAGAGCTATTTTGTGAAGTTTGGAGCGCTCAATTAGCAGATGATCTGCTTGTGCACTCTGATGAAAAACTGTTTGATTGCGACTATCAATCAACCATCAATGGAAGTTTGATAGAGGGAGGAAAAACGCTCGTATATACAAAATATAATTACAGAGGAGCGCCTGTGTCCTCTGCTTTATTTGCTAGAAACCTTGAGACCAACAAAGAATATCAAATCACTTCCCCTCATATTGCAGGTCACGGCGATTATTACGTAACGGTTTCCCACGATGAAAAACAAATAGCTTATGCCCGCTCTCATCGAGGCGGTACAAGTATAATGATTAGTGATATTGATGGTAGTGAGCAAGAACAGCTCATCGATGTCGATTACATGGTCACATCGATATCGTGGAACGCCGAAAATAATGCAATTTCTTGGTTTGATCCGGTTCGATGGGAATTAAACACGCTAAACCTACACAATAACAAGCAGCTATCCTATGCACTCAACTTCAGCTACGCAATTAATCAATGGCTGGGCGTAGAAGTCATCGACAAATCGCGCTTTATATTTGCCAATCGCACTACAGACGCTGATATTATTGCAATAGATTTAGTAAAGACTAACGGCAAAGAAGCACGCCTCGACGTAGCGGTTTCAGGATCTTTTGAACAAGGTTTTGCATCGACGGGGGAAGAACTGAACGGCTATTATTTGGTATATGGAGAAAATGTCAGCGTTTGGCGCTATGTGGATGGCATCCATGTAAAGGTTAAAGATCTATCAGTACAAAGGCCTGCGAGCTTATCTGTTTCACCTGATAAGCAGCGTATCTTAGTTGCCGACAGTGATAGCGTCATGACTTACGACCTCAACTTTGAATTAATCAGCCACTTGAAGCTCGAGAAACAGGTCAGCCACGTGCAATGGCTAAGTAATGAAGAGTTAATTGCCATTTACGGCGAATATCGTTCATCTAAACCAGCAATAATCAGCCTTAGTACTGGCAAAGTAAATGAAGTAGGCGATTTGCTAGCCATAAATATTAGTAGAGTAGACAACAATACGATTGCAGTATTGGATTCAACGATGAACGTAAGCATGATAGATGTGCGTTCGAAGAACGTTTTACAAAAACAATTTTTAGAAAGCAGTACTGCGGAACATTTCGCCGCGGATACTACATTTATCTACTTTACAAAAAGTGTTAATGAAGTATATCGAAGACCTTGGAATGGTTCAGGCGAAAACGATGAGTTTATTATATCGACTTCAGCAGCCAACATTAGAGACTTAAACATAAGTACCGAGCCAGAAGCATCAACTGTCTTTTTGACGGTTGCTAAAATGACACCTAATACACTCTACGATGTTCAACTGGCGCAACAATAG
- a CDS encoding GGDEF domain-containing protein — protein MSSLATWELIPYSKWAFRGIEIGMVLEMSLLSISLAFNYKQVQQAHRNAERDARLDPLTSLYNRRAFGDLVYSVWELGKRSNKFMSVMLIDIDWFKEVNDKYGHDMGDKVLQKVAEEIKGQVRGSDITFRWGGEEFLVFLPNTRTQYAKQIAENLRMHLCYNDYLLLRQLNIVECIRCHFSNRQKDS, from the coding sequence GTGTCGAGTTTGGCCACGTGGGAACTTATTCCCTATTCAAAGTGGGCGTTCAGGGGGATTGAAATTGGCATGGTATTGGAAATGTCTCTACTGTCTATTTCACTGGCGTTTAATTACAAGCAAGTTCAGCAAGCACACAGAAACGCAGAGCGTGATGCAAGGCTCGACCCACTCACTTCGTTGTATAACCGACGCGCTTTTGGAGATTTGGTATACTCTGTTTGGGAGCTGGGAAAGCGCAGCAATAAGTTTATGTCAGTTATGCTTATCGATATCGACTGGTTTAAAGAAGTTAACGATAAGTATGGTCATGACATGGGCGACAAGGTGCTGCAAAAAGTGGCAGAAGAAATCAAAGGGCAGGTTAGGGGCTCGGATATCACCTTTCGCTGGGGCGGAGAAGAGTTTTTAGTATTCTTACCTAACACCCGTACTCAGTACGCTAAGCAAATAGCAGAAAACCTACGCATGCACCTTTGTTACAACGATTATCTATTGTTGCGCCAGTTGAACATCGTAGAGTGTATTAGGTGTCATTTTAGCAACCGTCAAAAAGACAGTTGA
- a CDS encoding AEC family transporter, with the protein MLSFITSTLIPVLILLLMGWLFFRIKWLNEGFIEAGSKLVFNVALPALLFLSIARADFSKAANLSLMSVGVIGTLIVFAVLMIISHLTVHPYKARGVVVQGGFRANMGIIGLAYCANTYGQEGLAVASVYMGCITILFNVLSVFVLNFYQGTSRSLTGQVTGMAKNPLILSIAAALPFSYFEWQLPDTLVQTGEYFAQLTLPLALICTGASLQFRSFSSDWFNIVLSTTSKCVVYPFVLVVLAYALGFKGMELGIVLLLAISPTAAASYVMVRNLGGDYRLAASIIAVSTLVSLPITALAFGILSKLQLV; encoded by the coding sequence ATGCTTAGCTTTATAACCAGCACGCTTATTCCTGTATTGATCCTTCTTTTAATGGGTTGGCTGTTTTTTCGGATTAAGTGGCTTAATGAAGGGTTTATCGAAGCTGGCTCTAAGCTGGTGTTTAACGTTGCGCTCCCTGCTCTACTGTTCTTATCAATCGCGAGAGCTGACTTTTCCAAAGCCGCGAATCTATCTCTTATGAGCGTGGGAGTGATAGGTACACTCATTGTATTTGCTGTGCTTATGATTATCTCTCACCTGACAGTACACCCGTATAAAGCCAGAGGTGTAGTTGTTCAGGGCGGTTTTCGAGCCAATATGGGTATTATCGGCTTAGCCTATTGCGCTAACACCTATGGGCAAGAGGGTCTAGCTGTAGCGTCTGTATACATGGGGTGTATTACCATCTTATTTAATGTACTGTCAGTGTTTGTTCTTAACTTTTACCAAGGTACGTCGCGCTCTTTAACGGGCCAAGTTACCGGCATGGCGAAAAACCCGTTGATCTTATCAATTGCCGCAGCCTTGCCTTTTTCATACTTCGAATGGCAACTTCCAGATACCCTAGTGCAAACAGGGGAATACTTCGCACAGCTTACCCTGCCACTTGCCCTTATATGCACCGGCGCCTCACTACAGTTCCGCTCTTTTTCCAGTGACTGGTTTAACATTGTACTTAGTACTACCAGTAAATGCGTAGTCTACCCCTTTGTATTGGTTGTTCTTGCCTACGCTCTAGGTTTTAAAGGAATGGAACTAGGCATTGTTCTCCTCTTAGCTATCTCACCTACTGCTGCTGCAAGCTATGTAATGGTTAGAAACCTAGGCGGGGATTATCGCTTAGCGGCAAGCATAATCGCAGTAAGCACATTGGTGTCTCTACCGATTACCGCCCTAGCTTTTGGAATACTTAGCAAATTGCAGCTTGTGTGA
- a CDS encoding alginate lyase family protein, with translation MNIKKFSLTMLAVGIGLSSFASEAKGHPSLILTEPGVERMRDNLGEVPLFDKSLATVKQEVDAEIAMGIDTPIPKDFSGGYTHQRHKQNFFIAQKAGVLYQVLEDEKYAKYIRDMLFQYEAMYKDLPLHPQERSYSRGKLFWQCLNDSNWLVYMSQAYDAIYDYLSADERKTLEDNLFRPFADFISLENPQFFNRVHNHSTWGIAAVGMIGLVMNDEELIQRALYGIEDDGLEVGGKDNDGGTIKVEGQRKGFFANLEEPFSPDGYYTEGPYYQRYAMYPFLILALAMENNRPDLKVLQHKDNVLLKGIDALLNLSDADGEFFPLNDAQKGMSYKKASLVTAVDLAYFYGEKDPRLLSVVEKQGEVLLQESGLEAAIDIRDGKAVPFVKSSVNLSDGPNGDQGGVGILRYGNEDLTLVFKYAAQGLSHGHYDKLSFSLYEKGEEVLQDYGLVRFVNIGQKGGGNYLKENTTWAKTTIAHNTLSINGTKHFDGEYDVASQHHSELFTFNAEDDNVKVVSATEENAYPGTLMHRTMAVIKDENFEKPFVLDILRVDTDKKNQYDLPFYYMGQIIDKNFTHESPTTLSPFGEDNGYQHLFVEGKGNASEGNTKFQWLQHGKYYTLTTVTNAEDEVYLTRIGANDPDFNLRRDAAITIRRNDTQDTLFVSVVEPHGSYSPVSESSINSRSSIKNLEVVLDSDAYTGVRITDVKGDTQLFIIATSNNDNGARHQVSLGDESYSWIGPYFYM, from the coding sequence ATGAACATCAAGAAATTTAGCCTTACTATGCTAGCTGTTGGTATCGGCCTATCGTCTTTTGCCAGCGAAGCAAAAGGTCACCCTAGCCTTATCCTTACCGAACCTGGCGTAGAAAGGATGAGAGACAACTTGGGTGAAGTTCCTCTGTTTGATAAAAGTTTGGCAACCGTTAAGCAAGAAGTAGATGCCGAAATTGCGATGGGTATCGATACGCCTATTCCAAAGGATTTCTCAGGTGGTTATACCCACCAGCGCCATAAACAAAACTTTTTTATTGCGCAAAAAGCTGGCGTTCTTTATCAAGTGTTAGAAGATGAAAAGTACGCCAAATATATTCGTGACATGTTGTTTCAATATGAAGCCATGTACAAAGACTTACCCCTTCACCCGCAAGAGCGCTCATATTCGCGGGGTAAACTATTCTGGCAATGCCTAAACGACAGCAACTGGCTGGTTTACATGAGCCAAGCTTATGATGCTATTTACGACTATTTGTCTGCTGATGAACGCAAAACACTAGAGGACAATCTCTTCCGTCCGTTTGCCGATTTTATTTCATTAGAAAACCCACAATTTTTTAACCGCGTGCATAACCACAGTACCTGGGGCATTGCTGCTGTAGGCATGATTGGTCTGGTTATGAACGATGAAGAGCTTATTCAACGTGCCCTTTACGGTATTGAAGACGATGGCTTAGAAGTGGGCGGTAAAGACAACGATGGCGGTACTATTAAAGTAGAAGGTCAGCGTAAGGGCTTTTTCGCAAATTTAGAAGAGCCCTTCTCTCCTGATGGCTACTATACCGAAGGCCCTTACTATCAGCGCTATGCAATGTACCCTTTCCTAATACTCGCGCTGGCTATGGAAAATAATCGTCCAGACTTAAAAGTGTTACAGCACAAAGATAATGTATTGTTAAAAGGTATTGATGCACTGCTCAACCTGTCTGACGCTGATGGTGAATTCTTCCCCCTTAATGATGCTCAAAAAGGCATGTCTTATAAGAAAGCCTCTTTAGTTACCGCTGTGGATCTCGCGTACTTTTACGGAGAGAAAGATCCTCGCTTGTTAAGCGTGGTAGAAAAGCAAGGTGAAGTACTACTACAAGAGTCAGGACTTGAAGCTGCTATTGATATTCGAGATGGCAAAGCGGTTCCCTTTGTAAAGTCCTCCGTTAATTTAAGTGATGGCCCGAACGGTGACCAAGGCGGCGTAGGGATTTTGCGATACGGCAATGAAGATCTAACCCTAGTGTTTAAATATGCCGCGCAGGGTCTGAGTCACGGTCATTACGATAAGTTATCGTTCTCCTTATACGAAAAAGGCGAAGAAGTTCTGCAAGATTATGGCCTAGTTCGCTTTGTAAATATCGGTCAAAAAGGCGGTGGTAACTATCTAAAAGAAAATACCACGTGGGCTAAGACAACCATTGCACATAATACTTTATCAATAAATGGCACAAAGCATTTTGATGGTGAGTACGACGTTGCCAGCCAGCATCACTCAGAACTTTTCACTTTTAACGCAGAAGATGACAACGTAAAAGTGGTTAGCGCAACAGAAGAAAATGCTTACCCGGGCACGTTAATGCACCGCACCATGGCGGTAATCAAAGACGAAAACTTCGAAAAGCCATTTGTATTAGACATACTACGAGTTGACACTGACAAGAAGAATCAATATGACCTGCCCTTCTATTACATGGGGCAGATAATTGATAAGAACTTTACTCACGAGTCACCTACCACGTTATCACCATTTGGTGAAGACAACGGCTATCAACATTTATTCGTAGAGGGTAAGGGTAACGCGAGTGAAGGTAACACTAAGTTCCAGTGGCTTCAGCATGGCAAGTATTATACGCTGACCACTGTTACCAACGCTGAAGACGAGGTGTATTTGACTCGCATCGGCGCAAACGATCCAGACTTTAACCTACGCCGCGACGCAGCTATTACGATAAGACGAAACGATACCCAAGACACTTTATTTGTTTCTGTAGTAGAGCCTCATGGTTCATACAGCCCAGTGAGTGAATCGTCGATTAACTCAAGAAGCAGTATCAAAAACCTTGAAGTCGTTTTAGATAGCGACGCGTATACTGGTGTACGTATTACCGACGTAAAGGGTGATACACAGCTATTTATTATTGCTACTAGTAATAATGATAACGGTGCAAGACACCAAGTTAGCCTAGGCGATGAGAGTTATAGTTGGATAGGACCTTACTTCTATATGTAA
- a CDS encoding LysR family transcriptional regulator, producing the protein MNWDDMRLFLGLARNGRVAIAAKGLKVDPTTLIRRVKKLEDSLNCKLFELTKKGYVLTTHGSELVTYIEKAEHYFLEAQNELGDERSHLAGTIRVSVSEGFGSWFLAPLLADFKKQYPGISIELVATSGFLNLNKREADMAILLEKPSKGLLVTQKLTDYNLYLYTHQSLIDDKKPQTLQDLTSFNLVSYVPDLVYAPQLKFIEETALSQLSALRSTSINAQYQMLINGAGVGILPKFMAEKQPGLVRLIENEIHIKRTFWLATHKETHSQARFQAFTHWLIENVARYQTSFTDK; encoded by the coding sequence GTGAATTGGGACGACATGCGTTTGTTTCTTGGACTGGCAAGAAATGGTCGTGTAGCTATTGCTGCTAAAGGTTTAAAGGTAGACCCTACGACGTTAATTCGGCGTGTAAAAAAGCTGGAAGACTCATTAAATTGCAAACTATTTGAGCTAACTAAAAAGGGCTATGTACTTACCACCCATGGTAGTGAGCTAGTCACGTACATTGAAAAAGCAGAGCATTACTTTTTGGAAGCGCAAAATGAGTTAGGCGATGAACGTTCGCACTTGGCCGGTACGATTAGGGTGAGCGTTTCTGAAGGTTTTGGCAGTTGGTTTTTGGCACCTCTACTGGCCGACTTCAAGAAGCAGTACCCGGGAATAAGTATTGAGCTAGTTGCTACAAGCGGTTTTCTAAACCTGAATAAACGGGAAGCCGATATGGCTATCTTGTTAGAAAAGCCTAGTAAAGGCTTATTGGTTACACAAAAACTGACTGACTATAACCTTTATCTTTATACCCATCAGTCTCTTATCGACGATAAAAAACCGCAAACATTACAAGATCTTACCTCATTCAATTTAGTGAGTTATGTTCCCGATTTAGTGTATGCGCCTCAATTGAAGTTCATTGAGGAAACGGCACTGTCACAGTTAAGCGCGCTGCGCAGCACCAGTATTAATGCGCAATATCAAATGCTTATTAATGGTGCTGGCGTCGGCATTTTGCCCAAGTTTATGGCTGAAAAACAACCAGGCTTGGTTCGGCTAATTGAAAACGAGATTCACATCAAACGCACGTTTTGGTTAGCTACGCACAAAGAGACCCATTCTCAAGCTCGCTTCCAAGCATTTACACACTGGCTAATTGAAAACGTAGCGCGTTATCAAACAAGTTTTACTGATAAGTGA